In a genomic window of Malassezia japonica chromosome 4, complete sequence:
- the MIR1 gene encoding mitochondrial phosphate carrier protein (COG:C; EggNog:ENOG503NTWE) has protein sequence MSSYTQKFVGSAYPVNSVLEAKPPTGVDLYSRFALAGALCCSITHGAMTPVDVVKTRIQLEPTVYNKGVIGSFRQIIAKEGAGALLTGFGPTFAGYFLQGGFKFGGYELFKKLIVENIGMEKAQQNRMPVYLAASALAEFFADIALCPLEATRIRLVSQPTFANGLFGGFARILREEGIGGFYAGFGPILFKQVPYNMAKFSTMEIVLEAALRASGKTKNDLTPSETTVYNLGSGLAAGLAAAVISQPADTLLSKINKTKALPGETTVGRLVKFSGELGIVGLFTGLTTRLIMVGTITALQFGIYGEIKAALGATNSTEISKA, from the exons ATGTCGTCGTACACCCAGAAGTTTGTTGGCTCTGCCTACCCCGTCAACTCTGTGCTGGAGGCCAAGCCCCCCACTGGTGTGGACCTGTACTCGCGCTTTGCCCTTGCCGGTGCGCTGTGCTG CTCCATCACCCACGGTGCCATGACGCCCGTCGATGTGGTCAAGACCCGTATCCAGCTTGAGCCCACGGTTTACAACAAGGGTGTTATTGGCAGCTTCCGTCAGATCATTGCCAAGGAGGGTGCCGGTGCTCTGCTCACTGGTTTCGGCCCCACCTTTGCCGGTTACTTCCTGCAGGGTGGTTTCAAGTTCGGCGGTTACGAGCTGTTCAAGAAGCTCATCGTCGAGAACATCGGTATGGAGAAGGCCCAGCAGAACCGCATGCCCGTCTACctcgccgcctcggccctCGCCGAGTTCTTCGCCGACATTGCGCTCTGCCCCCTCGAGGCCACCCGTATCCGTCTCGTCTCGCAGCCCACCTTCGCTAACGGTCTCTTTGGCGGTTTCGCCCGtatcctgcgcgaggagggCATTGGCGGCTTCTACGCTGGTTTCGGCCCCATCCTCTTCAAGCAAGTGCCCTACAACATGGCCAAGTTCTCGACCATGGAGATCGTCCTCGAGGCTGCTCTCCGTGCCTCGGGCAAGACCAAGAACGACCTCACGCCCTCCGAGACCACCGTCTACAACCTTGGCTCGGGTCTCGCTGCCGGTCTCGCCGCTGCCGTCATCTCGCAGCCCGCCGACACCCTGCTCTCGAAGATCAACAAGACCAAGGCTCTCCCTGGCGAGACCACCGTCGGCCGTCTCGTCAAGTTCTCGGGCGAGCTCGGTATCGTCGGTCTCTTCACCGGTCTCACCACCCGTCTTATCATGGTCGGTACCATCACTGCCCTCCAGTTCGGTATCTACGGTGAGATCAAGGCTGCCCTCGGTGCCACCAACTCGACTGAGATCTCGAAGGCCTAA
- the CYR1_2 gene encoding adenylate cyclase (COG:F; EggNog:ENOG503NUNK) encodes MEGAPARPEGDGGIIEQSVAQAKHDGQSITPWQDTPPSRETPPRKRGSDGGKYRTLNPLQLFRTTSKNKGTPSDDDKKWRPFRTPRSAKATGSSDARSLQDEPRLGARRSRPWLFGRENGESEMRLSPVNDLARVASHESAASDSYGVVSQPAAALGIALDTNFDQMDDIVDRGRAGRVSPATSISPSCTRTSSRTTSPVRHTNSPIMRSRWSTDSDATRGVSYSRASTDSSRRDSGIDFHEWTRVLPMSRVSDGTGRRESTFSQMTSDSLRTDVSPTTAPHAFDHDADEPRAAPALTVLPPGRPHINEVSSTWMAPDSWAVRQHDEMLGSLHNVAGEYVDDADRGLLPTLDASGESVPTSIIVYETPTDTPAHTPPAPSTPWEDNHKRRFFAGRRSGPSKLDMLLAPELATHGRSGSVSDAESIIPSPDEQTSRLPFFLSNTGNASQRQSKPRTRHGVHPPHLPFRKFARKSGSDTPRVELPPTGLDEDAAPRATAWHFSTRRRGDSAAIEADATPVPVLTPDHLHEGGSSAMQPGVFLRIYHQDDTFSMISCALETTAAEILYVLARTVGLLDAKGHGLFLYEKGSDRPLVASERPARILRRRLLQAGYAESDGLDTLGRDDMSYVLRFVFRPDRVPTLQSVALEAQEQTYKHLNLQSMHLTMIPVFVYRHAHWIVSLDLSMNPLSDLPLDFVQLCTNLRMLRCCALSLKYVPQSITGAATLTHIDFSTNRIPELSHISLDALPELKVIKMLNNRLSVMPEYTPRLFALSYLNLSNNRFDTFPQALCDVPQLKDLDLSFNTISHIPPEIAQLTNLERLVLMGNNLSRLPDAILRLSELQTLDVRNTSMHSLGHVLSLPKLKTVLASHNCLTTLDSEISSSVQMLELAHNPLSQAQLTAPTIASLTQLDLSYANLARLNESLFRSLPALTHLTLDHNQFASLPPLDVLTALEHLSCAANALTHLPDSIGGLRALQRLDVQNNNLRALPAGLWRCPNLYAINASSNLLDTFPLPPDTATPDGQRANPLKYSLVLLRLADNRLTDDVFSVLTLLSELEVLNLSMNDLYEVPVGALAHLGELRELYLSGNKLSSLPADDMERLERLCVLFINGNKLLSLPAELGRLKRLRSLDAGNNILKYNIANWHYDWNWNANPELRYLNLSGNQRFEIKPKLTGTEGRERNIADFNRLRHLRMLGLMEVTMTHQPLPDETDDRRVRTTLSQINSMPYGIADTLGMHDALHVSDVVLSSYRNSDHEALFGLVEGHDPCLRAGSHIARYVANHCGRILNEELHRVGMPFLDHRHHVPPGEDRVETALRRAFLRLDQTYAEHVLGMDVSKDKTAATSTQGASLVAAAAAAATANGAGAQELFWGWPGTTPGTHKMLWEASATAILAYQRGHRLYIANVGDALAVLSRVGGAMRVLGTKHDPLNRDETQRIRSAEGWVSLRGYVNDKVHVARAFGHFQLTPIISACPSVQCVELTDADEFVILANAELWRYIPYQMAVDIARMDREHPRHASQRLRDIAVSYGATGHITVMVVAVGALFHEQLDANVQHAHALQRGVDYSKKLTRRSRADNDSTLARLEREVLPPIGQVALVFTDIKHSTLLWETNPGMQAAIRLHNLLLRRQLRSIGGYEAKTEGDAFMVSFPSVGEALLWCFSVQLRLLSVDWPQEILDSDDGHPVHDEDGTLIYRGLSVRMGIHWGSPVCEVDPVNNRMDYFGPMVNRAARISNAADGGQILVSRDVVNELEMLLGKYEDTETSPTEVTHPPLGQSHIPREVVFLRRLGLGIISMGERRLKGIEIPEHLSLVYPKQLSGRYRHLPGVRPSDTKLQIYEPTMELLELDQVKQIGLLCLRLEALSTGMCFPGIDPLDPERSDLHDIVRGHGHTAPPPHADRSKVVERCLTRYPELLIIATREEATDTELMHILAQLVTRIHNSISTLAMQHVRAALPEELQNLGQLLAPWSE; translated from the coding sequence ATGGAgggagcgcctgcgcgccccGAGGGCGACGGCGGGATCATTGAGcagagcgtcgcgcaggccaaGCACGACGGCCAGAGCATTACGCCGTGGCAGGATACACCGCCCAGCCGTGAGACGCCGCCCCGAAAGCGGGGCAGCGACGGGGGAAAATACCGCACGCTCAATCCGCTCCAGCTCTTCCGGACCACGTCCAAGAACAagggcacgccgagcgacgacgacaaAAAGTGGCGCCCGTTTCGCACGCCACGGTCCGCCAAGGCGACGGGCAGCTCGGATGCGCGCAGCCTGCaggacgagccgcggctcggcgcacgccgctcgcggccgtggcTCTTTGGACGCGAGAATGGCGAGAGCGAGATGCGCCTGTCGCCGGTGAACGACCTGGCGCGCGTTGCTTCGCATGAGTCTGCTGCCTCGGACTCGTACGGCGTCGTGTCACagcccgcggcggcgctcggcattgCGCTCGATACCAACTTTGACCAGATGGACGACATTGTcgaccgcggccgcgcggggCGTGTGTCGCCGGCCACGAGCATTTCGCCCTCGTGCacacgcacctcgtcgcggaCGACCTCACCGGTACGCCACACGAACTCGCCGATAATGCGCTCGCGATGGTCGACCGACTCAGACGCGACACGCGGCGTGTCCtactcgcgcgcctcgaccgacagctcgcgccgcgatTCGGGCATCGACTTTCACGAATGGACGCGCGTCCTGCCCATGTCGCGCGTCTCAGACGGCACGGGACGCCGCGAAAGCACCTTTTCGCAAATGACCTCGGACTCGCTTCGGACGGACGTCTCGCCGaccacggcgccgcacgcattcgaccacgacgccgacgagccgcgcgccgcgccggcgctcaCCGTCCTTCCGCCGGGTCGCCCGCACATCAACGAGGTGAGCTCGACATGGATGGCGCCGGACTCgtgggccgtgcgccagcaCGACGAGATGCTGGGATCCCTGCACAacgtcgccggcgagtacgtcgacgatgcggaCCGGGGCTtgctgccgacgctcgacgcgagcggcgagtcggtgcCGACGAGCATCATTGTGTACGAGACGCCGACCGACACACCGGCGCACACACCTCCAGCACCGTCGACGCCGTGGGAAGACAACCACAAGCGCCGGTTCTttgccggccgccgcagcgggcCGTCGAAGCTCGACATGCTTCTCGCGCcggagctcgcgacgcacgggcgcagcggcagcgtgtCGGACGCCGAGTCGATCATTCCATCCCCGGACGAGCAGACAAGCCGCCTGCCGTTCTTCTTGTCCAACACGGGCAATGCATCCCAGCGGCAGAGCAAgccgcgtacgcgccaCGGCGTGCATCCCCCGCACCTTCCCTTCCGCAAGTTTGCACGCAAGTCGGGGTCGgacacgccgcgcgtcgagctcccGCCTAcgggcctcgacgaggacgcggcaccgcgcgctACGGCCTGGCACTTTtcgacacgccgccgcggcgactcggcggCAATCGAGGCGGACGCGACACCCGTGCCGGTCCTCACACCGGACCACCTGCACGAGGGGGGGAGCAGTGCGATGCAGCCTGGTGTCTTTTTGCGTATCTACCACCAGGACGACACCTTTTCCATGATCTCgtgcgcgctcgagacgacCGCGGCCGAGATTTTGTACGTACTTGCGCGCACCGTGGGCCTCCTGGACGCCAAGGGCCACGGCCTCTTTCTCTACGAAAAGGGCTCGGACCGCCCGCtggtcgcgagcgagcgccctgcgcgcatcctgcgccgccgcctgcttcAGGCAGGCTACGCCGAGTCAGACGGACTCGACACGTTGGGACGCGACGATATGAGCTACGTGCTGCGCTTCGTCTTCCGCCCGGACCgcgtgccgacgctgcagagcgtcgcgctcgaggcgcaggagcagACGTACAAGCACCTGAACCTACAGAGCATGCACCTGACCATGATCCCAGTGTTTGTCTACCGGCACGCGCACTGGATCGTGAGCTTGGACTTGTCGATGAACCCGCTGTCGGACCTCCCTCTGGACTTTGTGCAGCTGTGCACCAATCTGCGCATGCTGCGGTGCTGTGCGCTGTCGCTCAAATATGTTCCCCAGTCCATCACGGGGGCCGCGACGCTGACCCACATCGACTTTTCCACGAACCGCATCCCCGAACTGTCGCACATTTCTCTGGACGCACTGCCCGAGCTCAAGGTGATCAAGATGCTAAACAACCGCCTGTCGGTCATGCCAGAGTACACGCCGCGGCTCTTTGCGCTGTCCTACCTGAACCTCTCCAACAACCGCTTCGATACCTTTCCCCAAGCTTTGTGTGACGTTCCGCAACTCAAAGACCTCGACTTGTCTTTTAATACCATTTCGCACATTCCCCCGGAAATCGCGCAGTTGACGaacctcgagcgcctggtgCTCATGGGCAACAACTTGAGCCGGCTCCCGGATGCGATTCTCCGCCTGAGCGAactgcagacgctcgacgtgcgcaacACGAGCATGCACTCGCTGGGACACGTCCTCTCCTTGCCGAAGCTCAAGACGGTCCTCGCGTCGCACAACTGCctcacgacgctcgactCAGAAATCAGCTCGTCCGTGcagatgctcgagctcgcgcacaaTCCCTtgtcgcaggcgcagctcacGGCACCGACCATTGCGAGTCTTACACAGCTCGACTTGTCCTACGCgaacctcgcgcgcctgaaCGAAAGCTTGTTCCGTTCGCTGCCTGCACTGACGCACCTCACGCTCGACCACAACCAGtttgcgtcgctgccgccgctcgacgtgctcaccgcgctcgagcacctctcATGTGCCGCGAATGCACTGACGCACCTCCCAGACTCGATCGGGGggctgcgcgcgctgcagcgcctcgatgtGCAGAACAACAAcctgcgcgcgcttccGGCGGGCCTCTGGCGGTGCCCAAACTTGTACGCGATCAACGCCAGCTCCAACTTGCTCGATACCTTTCCGCTGCCGCCCGACACGGCCACGCCGGACGGCCAGCGGGCGAACCCGCTCAAGTACTCGCTTGTGCTGCTTCGCCTGGCCGACAACCGTCTGACGGACGACGTGTTCTCTGTGCTGACGCTCCTCtcggagctcgaggtgctcaaCCTGAGCATGAACGACCTGTACGAAGTACCGGTCGGCGcactcgcgcacctcggcgagctgcgcgaacTGTACCTGAGCGGCAACAAGCTCAGCTCGCTGCCAGCCGACGACATGGAGCGGCTGGAGCGCCTGTGTGTGCTGTTTATCAATGGCAACAAGCTCCTGTCGCTCCCGGCAGAGCTTGGGCGGCtcaagcgcctgcgctcgctcgacgcgggcAACAATATCCTCAAGTACAACATTGCCAACTGGCACTATGACTGGAACTGGAACGCCAACCCCGAGCTACGCTACCTCAACCTGTCGGGCAACCAGCGCTTTGAGATCAAGCCCAAGCTCACGGGTACGGAagggcgcgagcgcaacaTTGCCGACTTTAATCGCCTGCGTCACCTGCGCATGCTCGGTCTGATGGAGGTCACCATGACGCACCAGCCGCTGCCGGACGAGaccgacgaccgccgcgtgcgcacgacaCTCTCGCAGATCAATTCGATGCCGTACGGCATTGCCGACACCCTCGGCatgcacgacgcgctccacgTGTCGGATGTCGTCCTGTCCAGCTACCGCAACTCGGaccacgaggcgctgtttggcctcgtcgaggggCACGATCCGTGCCTGCGCGCAGGCAGTCACATTGCGCGCTACGTCGCGAACCACTGCGGCCGTATCCTcaacgaggagctgcaccgcgtcggcATGCCGTTTCTCGACCACCGCCACCATGTGCCTCCGGGTGAGGACAGGGTCgagacggcgctgcgccgcgcgttcctgcgcctcgaccagACGTACGCCGAACACGTCCTGGGGATGGACGTCTCCAAGGACAAGACCGCGGCGACCAGCACGCAAGGCGCGAGCCTcgtggcggcggctgccgccgccgccacggcGAACGGCGCAGGGGCACAGGAGCTCTTTTGGGGCTGGCCGGGCACTACCCCGGGCACGCACAAAATGCTGTGGGAAgcgagcgccacggccaTTCTCGCCTACCAGCGTGGTCACCGCCTGTATATTGCCAATGTcggcgacgcactcgcCGTCCTGTCGCGTGTCGGTGGAGCGatgcgcgtgctcggcacgaaGCACGATCCGCTGAACCGcgacgagacgcagcgcatccgcaGCGCTGAAGGCTGGGTCTCACTGCGTGGCTATGTCAACGACAAGGtccacgtcgcgcgtgcgttTGGCCACTTCCAGCTCACGCCGATCATCTCGGCGTGCCCGTCGGTGCAGTGCGTCGAGCTGACGGATGCGGACGAGTTTGTGATTCTGGCGAACGCCGAGCTTTGGCGGTACATTCCCTACCAGATGGCGGTGGATATCGCGCGCATGGACCGCGAGCACCCCCGGCACGCGAGTCAGCGTCTGCGTGACATTGCGGTGAGCTATGGCGCGACGGGCCACATTACCGTGATGGTCGTCGCGGTTGGCGCGCTCTTccacgagcagctcgatgcAAAcgtgcagcacgcgcatgcgctgcagcgcggagTCGACTATTCGAAGAAGCTCACGCGTcgcagccgcgccgacAATGACAGCACGCtggcgcgtctcgagcgcgaggtcctGCCGCCGATTGGCCAGGTGGCGCTGGTCTTTACGGATATCAAGCACTCGACGCTGCTCTGGGAGACGAACCCCGGCATGCAGGCCGCGATCCGCCTGCACAACTTGCTGCTCCGCCggcagctgcgcagcatcggTGGCTACGAGGCCAAGACCGAAGGCGATGCATTCATGGTCTCTTTCCCGTccgtcggcgaggcacTCTTGTGGTGCTTTAGCGTGCAGCTGCGTTTGCTCAGCGTCGACTGGCCGCAAGAGATCCTCGACTCCGACGACGGGCACCCTGTCCACGACGAAGATGGCACGTTAATCTACCGTGGGTTGTCTGTGCGTATGGGCATCCACTGGGGCTCGCCGGTGTGCGAGGTGGATCCTGTGAACAACCGTATGGACTACTTTGGTCCGATGGTGAaccgtgcggcgcgtaTTAGCAATGCTGCCGACGGTGGCCAGATTCTGGTGAGTCGCGATGTGGTGAACGAGCTGGAAatgctcctcggcaagtACGAGGACACCGagacgtcgccgaccgaAGTGACGCACCCCCCGCTGGGCCAGTCGCACATCCCCCGCGAGGTGGTCTTTttgcggcgcctcggcctcggcatcATCTCGatgggcgagcgccgcctgaaAGGCATCGAGATTCCGGAGCATTTGTCTCTGGTATACCCCAAGCAGCTCAGCGGACGTTACCGCCATCTCCCCGGTGTACGTCCCAGCGATACCAAGCTCCAGATCTATGAGCCTACGATGGAGCTGCTGGAACTAGACCAGGTGAAACAGATCGGGCTGTTGTGCCTGCGCCTTGAGGCGCTGTCGACTGGCATGTGCTTCCCTGGCATCGATCCGTTGGACCCTGAGCGCTCGGATCTGCACGATATTGTACGCGGGCACGGCCACACTGCGCCCCCGCCGCATGCCGACCGCAGCAAAGTGGTGGAGCGGTGCCTGACGCGCTATCCTGAGCTGCTGATCATCGCGACGCGTGAAGAAGCCACGGACACGGAGTTGATGCAcatcctcgcgcagctcgtcacGCGTATCCACAACAGCATCTCTACGCTCGCGATGCAGCAtgtgcgcgctgcgctcccCGAGGAGCTCCAAAACCTAGgccagctcctcgcgccTTGGTCCGAATAA
- a CDS encoding uncharacterized protein (TransMembrane:9 (o12-34i61-82o88-107i114-134o154-173i182-210o216-234i255-274o280-300i); EggNog:ENOG503NWGD; COG:U): MSLSDPEGNPPAFKFIGLGLAVASGVFIGSSFVFKKKGLLSAQRKYETTAGESHAYLKSPLWWTGMIIMILGEVLNFVAYAFADAVLVTPMGALSVVVCAILSSIFLKEYLTLFGKVGCFLCIVGSVIIAINAPEQKTSGNIHQYQDLFIAPGFLTWLGICVVSALVIIFFVAPRYGKKNMLVYITVCSVIGGLSVSVTSGLGAAIILSIRGQNQFTYWFTYFLLGFIVVTLLVEINYLNKALELFNTAAVTPTYYVMFTAATIITSVILSQGMHASPATIVTIVFGFFTICAGIVLLQLSKMDPDELEQQKGVDRKSSVLVRLTQMGHEPEKENDISHIEDPGMDTIRGGMGIVGSIMRANSSRRVRSRRTRFGDDDDLEGDNVQRYQLYDRPVSYTPDASRSPSIHSHHTAIKFAPGADQPHGHHGDEGADEAPLPLAGTIGAGHALVPILEHTRHPGSTRHLSEKRDSAYTLGSDMSMDEYDADLANQSAADIPNNPLALPPIWNDDPDSDAFYGDATSPTMIVDEYCRDIEGPGTPSTHGRRTPSAARRTFSRARRQDSGEHSLGLFKLRKPSRSGTQDTAAHAHDHAKHIPFAGGRATSQTRAAEPEERQLLP; this comes from the exons ATGTCGCTGTCGGACCCCGAGGGCAATCCGCCTGCGTTCAAGTTCATTGGACTG GGCCTTGCTGTGGCAAGTGGTGTGTTTATCGGGTCGTCCTTTGTTTTCAAGAAAAAAGGACTGCTCTCGGCGCAGCGAAAGTATGAGACGACCGCCGGCGAGTCGCACGCCTACCTCAAGAGCCCGCTGTGGTGGACGGGGATGATCATCATGATCTTAGGCGAGGTGCTCAACTTTGTTGCCTATGCATTTGCCGACGCGGTACTCGTGACGCCGATGGGTGCGCTGTCGGTGGTCGTCTGCGCGATCCTCTCGTCCATCTTTCTCAAAGAGTACCTCACGCTCTTTGGCAAGGTGGGGTGTTTTCTGTGCATTGTCGGCTCGGTCATCATTGCGATCAATGCGCCGGAGCAAAAGACCAGCGGAAACATCCACCAGTACCAGGACCTGTTCATTGCGCCGGGCTTCCTCACCTGGCTCGGCATCTGTGTCGTCTCCGCGCTGGTGATCATCTTTTTTGTCGCACCGCGCTACGGCAAAAAGAATATGCTCGTCTACATTACCGTCTGCAGCGTGATTGGAGGGCTGAGCGTGAGCGTCACGtcgggcctcggcgcggccatCATCCTCTCGATCCGCGGCCAGAACCAGTTTACCTACTGGTTCACCTACTTTCTCCTCGGCTTTATTGTTGTGACGCTCCTCGTGGAGATCAACTATTTGAACAAGGCGCTAGAGCTCTTTAATACGGCCGCCGTCACGCCGACGTACTACGTGATGTTCACCGCCGCAACGATCATCACGTCCGTCATTTTGTCGCAGGGCATGCACGCGAGTCCCGCGACGATCGTCACGATCGTGTTTGGCTTCTTTACCATCTGCGCAGGCATCGTTCTGCTGCAGCTCAGCAAGATGGATCCCGATGAACTCGAGCAGCAAAAGGGCGTCGACCGCAAGTCCTcggtgctcgtgcgcctcacCCAGATGGGGCACGAGCCAGAGAAGGAGAACGACATCTCGCACATCGAGGACCCGGGCATGGACACGATCcgcggcggcatgggcaTCGTCGGCAGCATCATGCGCGCAAacagctcgcgccgcgtccgtTCCAGGCGCACACGCTttggcgacgacgacgacctcgaAGGCGACAACGTGCAGCGCTACCAGCTCTACGACCGCCCCGTTTCCTACACACCGGacgcgagccgctcgccgtccaTACACTCGCACCACACCGCCATCAAGTTCGCTCCGGGCGCCGACCAGCCGCACGGACaccacggcgacgagggcgccgacgaggcgccgctgccgctcgcagGCACCATCGGCGCGGGCCACGCTTTGGTCCCGATCCTCGAGCATACCCGGCACCCGGGCAGCACGCGCCACCTGTCGGAAAAGCGCGACTCGGCGTacacgctcggcagcgacaTGTCGATGGACGAATACGACGCAGACCTCGCCAACCAGAGCGCGGCCGACATTCCCAATAACCCCCTGGCGCTCCCGCCGATCTGGAACGACGACCCCGATAGCGACGCATTCTACGGCGACGCCACCTCGCCCACGATGATTGTCGACGAGTACTGCCGCGACATTGAGGGGCCAGGCACGCCAAgcacgcacggccgccgcaccccaagcgccgcacgccgcacgttttcgcgcgcacgccgccagGACTCGGGTGAGCACTCGCTTGGCCTCTTTAAGCTACGCAAGCCCTCACGGAGCGGCACGCAGGACACCGCCGCACACGCGCATGACCACGCGAAACACATTCCTTTtgcaggcggccgcgcgacaAGCCAaacgcgcgccgctgaaCCAGAAGAGCGGCAACTCTTGCCGTAA
- the RIM2_1 gene encoding Pyrimidine nucleotide transporter, mitochondrial (EggNog:ENOG503NV2Q; TransMembrane:1 (o46-67i); COG:C) codes for MASSFTAWLRSPAAREYFMSTHFWGPVANWTLPLAAIADLKKDPSMISTTMTPTLFLYSCVFMRFAVRVQPRNMLLFACHFVNAAAQGTQIVRLVKYKNERNELPWSKQTVASA; via the exons ATGGCCTCCTCATTCACGGCCTGGCTGCGGTCTCCCGCTGCGCGGGAGTATTTCATG TCCACGCACTTCTGGGGTCCTGTGGCGAACTggacgctgccgctcgctgCGATTGCGGACTTGAAGAAGGATCCGTCGATGATCTCGACGACCATGACCCCCACCCTCTTCCTCTACTCGTGCGTCTTTATGCGCTTTGCAGTGCGTGTGCAGCCGCGAAACATGCTTCTGTTTGCGTGTCACTTTGTGAatgctgctgcgcaaggcacACAgatcgtgcgcctcgtg AAATACAAAAACGAGCGCAACGAGCTGCCGTGGTCGAAGCAGACGGTGGCCAGTGCATAA
- the PCK1 gene encoding phosphoenolpyruvate carboxykinase (ATP) (EggNog:ENOG503NVNR; COG:G): MTSPGNHHDELPTHQESNPLLSLDTTMFSKAGFDMDRIQIKRNSPAAQLYEEAIKKEGAVIASNGALINFSGKKTGRSPKDKRIVYEDTSKDDIWWGPVNIKLDEHTFEINRERAIDYLNTRDDIYVFDGFAGWDPKYRIKVRVICARAYHALFMNNMLIRPTAQELENFGEPDFTIYNAGQFPANRFTAGMTSSTSVEINFKRREMVILGTEYAGEMKKGVFSVMHYMQPVKFGQLSLHSSANQGKDGVSLFFGLSGTGKTTLSADPQRQLIGDDEHVWSDTGVFNIEGGCYAKTIGLSAEKEPEIFNAIRFGSILENVTYDPVTRIPDYEDASLTENTRCAYPIDFIPNAKIPCISDEQPSNVIMLTCDAYGVLPPVSKLTSEQAQYHFIAGYTSKTPGTEDGVVEPSPTFSTCYGQPFIVLQPQRYATMLAERMAKVKCNAWLINTGWTGGKFGVGRRCPLKFTRAILNAIHDGSLAKAEFKTFAPGVFDLQVPTHVNTVPDELLDPSVAWADKAGFEAELKKLAGMFSEAFVKYEKDVKAEVLQAGPSSARS; the protein is encoded by the coding sequence ATGACTTCCCCCGGTAACCACCACGATGAGCTCCCTACGCACCAGGAGTCCAACCCCCTCCTGTCGCTCGACACCACCATGTTCTCCAAGGCTGGTTTCGACATGGACCGCATCCAGATTAAGCGCAACAGCCCCGCTGCGCAGCTCTACGAGGAGGCCATTAAGAAGGAGGGTGCCGTTATTGCTTCCAACGGTGCTCTGATCAACTTCTCGGGTAAGAAGACTGGCCGTTCGCCCAAGGACAAGCGTATTGTCTACGAGGACACCTCCAAGGACGACATCTGGTGGGGTCCCGTGAACAtcaagctcgacgagcacacTTTCGAGATCAACCGTGAGCGTGCCATCGACTACCTCAACACCCGCGACGACATCTACGTCTTTGACGGTTTCGCCGGCTGGGACCCCAAGTACCGCATCAAGGTCCGTGTGatttgcgctcgcgcctaCCACGCCCTGTTCATGAACAACATGCTTATCCGCCCCACGgcccaggagctcgagaacTTTGGCGAGCCCGACTTCACGATCTACAACGCTGGTCAGTTCCCGGCCAACCGCTTCACTGCCGGTatgacctcgtcgacctcggtTGAGATCAACTtcaagcgccgcgagatGGTTATTCTCGGTACCGAGTACGCCGGTGAGATGAAGAAGGGTGTCTTCTCGGTCATGCACTACATGCAGCCCGTCAAGTTCGGCCAGCTCTCGCTCCACTCGTCGGCCAACCAGGGCAAGGACGGTGTGTCGCTGTTCTTCGGTCTCTCGGGTACCGGTAAGACGACCCTCTCCGCCGACCCCCAGCGCCAGCTCATTGGTgacgacgagcacgtcTGGTCGGACACTGGTGTGTTCAACATCGAGGGCGGCTGCTACGCCAAGACCATTGGTCTCTCGGCTGAGAAGGAGCCCGAGATTTTCAACGCCATCCGCTTCGGCTCGATTCTCGAGAACGTCACCTACGACCCCGTCACCCGCATTCCCGACTACGAGGACGCGAGCCTGACCGAGAACACCCGCTGCGCCTACCCCATCGACTTCATCCCCAACGCCAAGATTCCCTGCATCTCGGACGAGCAGCCCTCGAACGTTATTATGCTCACCTGCGATGCCTACGGTGTGCTGCCCCCGGTCTCGAAGCTCACCTCGGAGCAGGCCCAGTACCACTTCATTGCTGGTTACACCTCCAAGACCCCCGGTACCGAGGACGGTGTCGTGGAGCCCTCGCCTACCTTCTCGACCTGCTACGGCCAGCCCTTCATTGTGCTGCAGCCCCAGCGCTACGCGACCATGCTTGCTGAGCGCATGGCCAAGGTCAAGTGCAACGCCTGGCTCATCAACACTGGCTGGACCGGCGGCAAGTTCGGTGTGGGCCGTCGCTGCCCCCTGAAGTTCACCCGTGCCATCCTCAACGCCATCCACGATGGCTCGCTGGCCAAGGCTGAGTTCAAGACCTTTGCCCCTGGTGTCTTTGACCTCCAGGTGCCGACTCACGTCAACACCGTccccgacgagctcctcgacccCTCGGTCGCCTGGGCCGACAAGGCCGGCTTCGAGGCGGAGCTCAAGAAGCTCGCGGGCATGTTCTCGGAGGCCTTTGTCAAGTACGAGAAGGACGTCAAGGCTGAGGTGCTCCAGGCTGGCcccagctcggcgcgctcttaA